A window of Chloracidobacterium sp. N contains these coding sequences:
- a CDS encoding alpha-ketoacid dehydrogenase subunit beta — MALTTYLEAIRQALFEEMRRDPNVFCLGEDIGVYGGAFKVTAGLLEEFGPERVIDTPISEAAIVGAACGAAHLGLRPVAEMQFIDFISCAFDMLTNYAATSRYRQGLAVPIVVRGPSGAGVRGGPFHSLNPEAFFMNTPGLKMVEPATAYDAKGLLKAAIRDDDPVLYFEHKYLYRRIKEDLPETDYMVPIGKAAVRRAGTDASIITFGAMVHVALEAAETLAREDDIQVEVLDMRSLLPYDKEAMAQTVRKTNKVIILHEATLTGGIGGEFAAFIAEELFEHLDGPIVRVASIDTPTPYSPPLEDFFLPNAGKVMAAVRRLVEY; from the coding sequence ATGGCCCTGACAACCTACCTTGAAGCCATCCGGCAAGCCCTGTTCGAGGAAATGCGCCGCGACCCCAACGTGTTTTGCCTTGGGGAAGACATCGGAGTGTATGGCGGCGCGTTCAAGGTCACGGCCGGTTTGCTGGAGGAATTCGGGCCGGAGCGCGTCATTGACACGCCCATTTCAGAGGCGGCCATTGTCGGCGCCGCCTGCGGTGCGGCGCATCTGGGGCTGCGTCCGGTGGCCGAAATGCAGTTCATTGATTTCATCTCCTGCGCTTTTGACATGCTGACGAACTATGCGGCGACGAGCCGCTACCGGCAGGGACTGGCCGTGCCCATTGTCGTCCGCGGCCCATCCGGTGCCGGCGTGCGCGGCGGCCCCTTTCATTCGCTCAACCCGGAAGCCTTCTTCATGAACACGCCGGGGCTGAAGATGGTCGAGCCGGCAACGGCGTACGACGCCAAGGGACTGCTCAAAGCGGCCATCCGCGATGACGATCCGGTACTCTACTTCGAGCACAAGTACCTCTACCGCCGCATCAAGGAAGACCTGCCGGAAACGGACTACATGGTGCCGATTGGCAAAGCCGCTGTACGCCGGGCCGGGACGGATGCTTCCATCATCACCTTCGGGGCCATGGTTCACGTCGCCCTGGAAGCCGCCGAAACCCTTGCGCGCGAAGATGACATCCAGGTGGAAGTGCTCGATATGCGGTCGCTGCTGCCTTACGACAAGGAAGCCATGGCGCAAACGGTACGGAAAACCAACAAGGTCATCATTCTGCACGAGGCGACGTTGACCGGCGGAATTGGCGGCGAGTTTGCCGCGTTCATTGCCGAAGAATTGTTCGAGCACCTGGATGGCCCCATCGTGCGCGTGGCTTCCATTGACACGCCGACGCCCTACAGTCCGCCGCTCGAAGATTTTTTCCTTCCCAACGCCGGGAAAGTCATGGCAGCCGTGCGGCGGCTGGTAGAGTATTGA
- a CDS encoding biotin/lipoyl-containing protein has translation MRYEVVMPQMGESITEGTIIKWLKQIGDRVERDEPIFEISTDKVDAEIPAPQAGILVEILVGEHQTVPVNTVVAYISDEVPASAPDTQPAPAEAPAAVSAAVSAATPSATAAPSNGVTAATRIDEADVEDASETTDAFGVRSSPLVRRMAREHGIDLRQIRGTGIGGRITKHDVLAFLERRQTAASTVVAPPAAPVVTPAAPPAPAPAPATPPVMPPAAPALAAPAVAAPPPAALPGDEVEVVPMTAMRKKNCRAHGAQQAYVAACHFRL, from the coding sequence ATGCGTTACGAAGTTGTCATGCCTCAGATGGGCGAGTCCATCACGGAAGGCACCATCATCAAGTGGTTGAAACAGATTGGCGACCGCGTCGAGCGGGACGAGCCAATCTTCGAGATTTCAACCGACAAGGTGGATGCAGAAATACCGGCCCCCCAGGCCGGTATTTTGGTGGAAATTCTCGTTGGCGAGCACCAGACCGTGCCGGTCAATACGGTGGTGGCCTACATCAGCGATGAAGTCCCGGCTTCCGCGCCGGATACCCAACCGGCACCGGCCGAAGCTCCGGCGGCGGTCAGCGCCGCCGTTTCCGCGGCCACGCCTTCGGCAACCGCAGCCCCCTCCAACGGTGTGACGGCCGCCACCCGGATTGATGAAGCCGATGTCGAGGACGCTTCGGAAACCACCGACGCTTTTGGCGTGCGGTCTTCACCGCTCGTGCGCCGGATGGCGCGCGAACATGGCATTGATTTGCGCCAGATTCGCGGCACGGGCATCGGCGGACGCATCACCAAACACGATGTTCTGGCCTTTCTGGAGCGCCGCCAGACCGCGGCTTCGACGGTGGTGGCGCCGCCGGCCGCGCCAGTCGTGACGCCGGCCGCGCCACCGGCTCCGGCCCCGGCGCCGGCAACACCGCCTGTGATGCCGCCCGCTGCGCCGGCGCTGGCGGCGCCGGCCGTTGCCGCGCCGCCCCCGGCCGCCCTGCCGGGCGATGAGGTTGAAGTCGTCCCGATGACGGCGATGCGCAAAAAAAATTGCCGAGCGCATGGTGCTCAGCAAGCATACGTCGCCGCATGTCACTTCCGTCTTTGA
- a CDS encoding 2-oxo acid dehydrogenase subunit E2 → MVLSKHTSPHVTSVFEVDMTHIHRLRERNKREFEAQHGAKLTFLPFIVKSVVDTLRAWPALNASIEGDNIIYKKHYHIGIAVALDWGLIVPVIRHAEEKNLIGLARSISDLANRARAKQLKPDEVMGGTFTITNYGSFGSLIGTPIINQPQVAILGVGAVVKRPVVTEDDAIAIRHMSYLSLTFDHRLIDGAVADQFMSQLKRTLETFQATELS, encoded by the coding sequence ATGGTGCTCAGCAAGCATACGTCGCCGCATGTCACTTCCGTCTTTGAAGTGGACATGACGCACATTCACCGGCTGCGGGAGCGGAACAAACGTGAGTTTGAAGCGCAGCATGGCGCCAAGCTGACGTTTTTGCCCTTCATCGTCAAAAGCGTCGTGGATACGCTCCGCGCCTGGCCGGCGCTCAATGCCTCCATCGAGGGCGACAACATCATTTACAAAAAGCACTACCACATCGGGATTGCCGTCGCGCTTGACTGGGGACTGATTGTGCCGGTCATTCGCCATGCCGAGGAGAAAAACCTCATCGGCCTGGCGCGCAGTATCAGCGATCTGGCGAATCGGGCGCGCGCCAAACAGCTCAAGCCCGATGAAGTCATGGGCGGAACCTTCACCATCACGAACTACGGGAGTTTCGGCAGCCTTATCGGAACGCCCATCATCAACCAGCCGCAGGTAGCCATTCTGGGCGTGGGCGCGGTGGTCAAACGGCCGGTCGTCACGGAAGACGATGCCATTGCCATCCGCCACATGTCCTACCTGTCGCTGACGTTTGACCATCGCCTGATTGACGGCGCGGTGGCGGACCAGTTCATGTCCCAGCTCAAGCGAACGTTGGAGACGTTCCAGGCGACGGAGCTGAGTTAG
- a CDS encoding glycosyltransferase family 39 protein: MTEGSAKAAVKSEPLHLSANAIPAWTDEARRADRLAGLLLAGLAALFAFFVTRRIGAIPAPTAAEGFLAYEALTGGLMLTRPALDWTLWAALVVFGDGVAQVRVCGVLLALAALVVIYSIGRKLHSRAAGLLAVACLIGDPNFFNSLRTFRPETGAVTFALLGFYLFLRAQATDRLGRKWLWGLLGGAASLLAGWFDPIGWSGFLWVLAWGLIQRGDLLGSTSWRIFLLGAGTLLLPYLLWMGTHWAEYQRQATQVAAVLYGQPGLSLWENLLAEGRRYAGWSNGILLIPTPDSLSVRLFQGMTLGALAYLGVRTARAISHMVSHWQFVRELRRRFGGMPAPAELKELYESGEVRLPKVGTLESWMFERGGLLRRLSLIVQEIEKDTRPITHWLQVLGAPSHPDWRIPRTGLLVVTLTGIVSLALFDSYKLPASLPILTAWFALCVGVFVVDALRWAVEQRRRTVPRVLRGLAVGVTMLALITATLGSGGRAVWRFHRWTRTFTPAPYADLALVLRQVVPPGATVVASNTHRFAFPLGTRYVAPLDEEPFPAQIADENQPVVMITDETPASAPLRKLAAQYQWPLVAELSGTLYGTVRVYRLTGTESTPSLPARYYFMGSTNGYARRGYYTEQQRQEATLVWLAEPTDLERLTKNLPHAGMRPPEVQRDGSQLALRVVTDVSNYTTRLRLPLPPLKPNVMYRLQTAARVTQGGAVIGVRDQTGLWLNEPVALSESQTYVPIDILFVTNERGDAELAIGNRRNQPAASALYLGRVEVREIGANP; encoded by the coding sequence ATGACGGAAGGTTCGGCAAAAGCCGCTGTCAAAAGCGAGCCGCTGCATCTGTCAGCCAATGCCATTCCGGCCTGGACGGATGAAGCCCGGCGGGCGGACCGGCTGGCGGGGTTGCTGCTGGCCGGACTGGCGGCGCTGTTTGCCTTCTTCGTCACCCGGCGCATTGGCGCCATCCCGGCGCCGACGGCGGCCGAAGGTTTCCTGGCCTATGAGGCCCTGACGGGCGGGCTGATGCTCACCCGGCCGGCGCTGGACTGGACGCTGTGGGCGGCGCTTGTGGTCTTCGGGGATGGTGTGGCGCAGGTGCGGGTGTGTGGCGTCCTGCTGGCGCTGGCGGCACTGGTCGTCATCTATTCCATCGGGCGCAAACTCCACAGTCGCGCGGCCGGGCTGCTGGCGGTGGCGTGCCTGATTGGCGATCCCAACTTCTTCAACAGTCTGCGCACGTTCCGTCCTGAAACCGGCGCTGTCACCTTTGCCCTGCTTGGCTTTTATCTGTTTCTGCGCGCCCAGGCCACCGACCGCCTGGGACGCAAGTGGCTGTGGGGACTGCTGGGCGGTGCGGCCTCGCTGCTGGCCGGATGGTTTGATCCGATTGGATGGAGCGGTTTTCTGTGGGTGCTCGCCTGGGGACTCATCCAGCGTGGCGACCTGCTGGGGAGCACCTCGTGGCGCATTTTTCTTCTCGGCGCTGGAACGTTGCTGCTTCCCTACCTGCTCTGGATGGGGACGCACTGGGCCGAATACCAACGGCAGGCCACCCAGGTCGCGGCGGTCCTGTATGGGCAGCCCGGTCTGTCCCTGTGGGAGAACCTGCTGGCCGAAGGACGGCGCTATGCCGGTTGGTCTAACGGTATCCTGCTGATTCCGACCCCGGACAGCCTTAGCGTGCGGCTTTTCCAGGGGATGACCTTGGGTGCGCTGGCCTATCTGGGCGTCCGCACCGCCCGGGCGATTTCCCACATGGTGTCCCACTGGCAGTTTGTCCGCGAACTGCGCCGGCGGTTTGGCGGGATGCCCGCTCCAGCCGAGCTGAAAGAGCTGTATGAGAGTGGGGAAGTCCGGCTCCCCAAGGTCGGCACGCTGGAAAGCTGGATGTTTGAGCGTGGGGGGCTGCTGCGTCGGCTTTCGCTCATTGTGCAGGAAATTGAAAAAGACACGCGCCCCATCACCCACTGGCTTCAGGTGTTGGGCGCACCGTCGCACCCGGACTGGCGGATTCCCCGCACGGGGCTGCTGGTTGTCACCTTGACCGGCATCGTGAGTCTGGCGCTGTTTGACAGCTATAAACTCCCGGCCTCGTTGCCCATACTGACGGCCTGGTTTGCCTTGTGCGTCGGGGTGTTTGTGGTGGATGCGCTGCGCTGGGCTGTGGAGCAGCGGCGGCGTACCGTGCCGCGCGTCCTGCGTGGCTTGGCAGTGGGGGTGACGATGCTGGCGCTGATCACGGCCACGCTGGGTTCGGGCGGGCGGGCTGTCTGGCGTTTCCACCGCTGGACGCGAACCTTCACCCCGGCGCCCTATGCCGATCTCGCCCTGGTGTTGCGGCAGGTCGTTCCGCCGGGCGCGACGGTTGTGGCCAGCAACACCCACCGCTTTGCTTTTCCACTGGGCACCCGCTACGTCGCCCCACTTGATGAGGAGCCGTTTCCAGCTCAGATTGCCGACGAGAATCAGCCGGTGGTGATGATCACTGATGAAACACCGGCGTCCGCGCCTCTGCGGAAGCTGGCCGCTCAGTACCAATGGCCACTCGTTGCCGAGTTGTCGGGAACGCTCTACGGCACGGTGCGCGTGTACCGGCTGACCGGAACGGAAAGCACCCCGTCACTGCCCGCGCGGTACTACTTCATGGGAAGCACCAACGGCTATGCCCGGCGTGGCTATTACACGGAGCAGCAGCGTCAGGAAGCCACGCTCGTCTGGCTGGCCGAGCCGACTGATCTTGAACGCCTGACAAAAAACCTGCCGCATGCCGGGATGCGTCCGCCGGAAGTGCAGCGCGACGGCAGCCAGCTTGCCCTGCGGGTTGTGACCGATGTCTCCAACTACACCACCCGCCTGCGGCTGCCCTTGCCCCCGCTCAAGCCAAACGTGATGTATCGCCTTCAGACCGCCGCGCGCGTCACGCAGGGTGGGGCGGTGATTGGCGTCCGGGACCAAACCGGGTTGTGGCTCAACGAACCCGTGGCGCTGAGCGAGAGCCAGACCTACGTGCCCATTGACATTCTGTTCGTCACCAACGAACGGGGCGATGCCGAGCTGGCCATTGGCAACCGGCGAAACCAGCCGGCCGCTTCCGCCCTGTATCTTGGGCGGGTGGAAGTCCGGGAGATTGGCGCCAATCCATAG
- a CDS encoding HD-GYP domain-containing protein, producing MSKQASAPDTWAARLAEYEAESTRLDLVEGYTAPHALRLAAVADKLAVAFGFSERGRRDLRIAALLHDIGESQLDLPFLTASRPLTFGERQMLWRHPVVGERVMYDRNLPEAIGLLVRWHHENWDGSGYPDGLRGEQIPLAARLLRLADVWCALTQDRPFRSAYQETEALAHLRAMAGTALDPTVTARWLADPTTDHNPSGSGVVGISGLMPWTVSQSPLHQAPLLGFEVAALQKEPFHSIALPFGGDGSLGWRLKLLGKQVLTNDPRQAETCRAIATVENNGYVLTASQVDAWLGAARDAAQDDATPINPALTRWLPLPQARWLAGLRQAVLQTPDRITQALGMSLGLYLGDYWLGFDVSVRHLCQSLEEAAIEALPRLNRAVDNRLANQATCLPAHVFAVQTAADVVYLRLPPLAPYDHVTGHRDGWREVWVSHHPDALGSLTRAHAGRFGGCLTSRREYRAALRSLLRRLPHFPRWLIGFAHEAEPPRDLLEEISAFRPITEVATKAAGECGTLLNQSIVFCKPVLKPESSAVLRQRGR from the coding sequence ATGTCCAAACAGGCTTCCGCGCCGGACACCTGGGCCGCCCGTCTTGCCGAGTACGAAGCTGAAAGTACCCGACTTGATCTTGTCGAAGGCTACACGGCGCCCCACGCCCTCCGTCTGGCGGCCGTTGCGGACAAACTCGCGGTTGCCTTTGGGTTTTCCGAGCGTGGCCGCCGTGACCTGCGCATCGCGGCGCTGTTGCACGACATCGGCGAAAGCCAGCTTGACCTGCCTTTTCTGACGGCTTCCCGGCCCCTGACCTTTGGGGAACGGCAGATGCTGTGGCGGCATCCCGTCGTTGGCGAGCGGGTGATGTATGACCGCAACCTTCCTGAAGCCATTGGCCTGCTGGTTCGCTGGCACCACGAAAACTGGGACGGGTCGGGCTACCCGGACGGCCTCCGGGGCGAGCAGATTCCGCTGGCGGCGCGCCTGTTACGCCTGGCTGACGTGTGGTGCGCGCTAACGCAGGACCGCCCGTTCCGCAGTGCCTATCAGGAAACGGAAGCTCTGGCGCACCTGCGCGCTATGGCCGGGACGGCGCTTGACCCAACGGTGACGGCCCGCTGGCTGGCCGACCCAACAACGGACCATAACCCGTCCGGCAGTGGTGTTGTGGGTATCTCTGGGCTGATGCCCTGGACAGTCTCCCAAAGCCCCCTGCACCAGGCGCCTTTGCTCGGTTTTGAGGTGGCGGCCCTTCAGAAAGAACCATTCCATTCCATTGCCCTGCCCTTTGGCGGCGATGGCAGCCTGGGCTGGCGGCTCAAGCTGCTTGGCAAACAGGTGTTGACCAATGATCCGCGTCAGGCGGAGACCTGCCGGGCCATTGCCACCGTTGAAAACAACGGCTATGTGCTTACGGCCAGCCAGGTGGATGCCTGGCTGGGGGCGGCGCGCGATGCCGCCCAGGACGACGCAACGCCCATCAATCCCGCCCTGACGCGCTGGCTGCCGCTGCCCCAGGCCCGGTGGCTGGCCGGACTGCGGCAGGCCGTCCTCCAGACGCCGGACCGTATCACGCAGGCGCTGGGGATGAGTCTGGGGCTATACCTTGGGGATTACTGGCTGGGCTTTGATGTGTCCGTCCGCCACCTGTGCCAAAGCCTGGAGGAAGCGGCCATCGAAGCCCTGCCACGGCTCAACCGTGCCGTGGACAACCGGCTGGCCAACCAGGCCACCTGCCTTCCGGCGCACGTGTTTGCCGTGCAGACGGCCGCCGATGTGGTGTATCTGCGCCTGCCGCCGCTTGCCCCTTACGACCACGTGACCGGACACCGGGATGGCTGGCGCGAAGTCTGGGTCAGCCATCACCCGGATGCACTTGGGTCGCTGACGCGGGCCCACGCCGGACGCTTTGGCGGCTGTCTCACCTCGCGCCGTGAATACCGCGCCGCGCTTCGTTCCCTGCTCCGGCGGCTTCCACATTTCCCCCGGTGGCTGATTGGCTTTGCCCATGAAGCCGAACCGCCGCGCGACCTGCTGGAAGAAATCAGCGCCTTTCGGCCCATCACCGAGGTGGCAACCAAGGCGGCCGGTGAGTGTGGCACCCTGCTGAATCAATCCATCGTTTTCTGTAAGCCGGTTTTGAAGCCCGAAAGCAGCGCCGTTCTCCGTCAGCGCGGCAGGTAG